The Flavivirga eckloniae genomic interval TCGTATGGAGACACTAAAAACCACTCAAAAAGGCAAGTTTTTAGTAGATGGGATAGCATCAGAATTGTTTATCCTTAACTAGTTCTAGGTTGTGCAAAAACTAAGAGAAAAGTTACCAAAGCATTAAAGGAAAAAAGGAAATGTGATATTATTAAATAGTATAATCCAGAATTAAAAAACTTATATTTGAGGTAAAAGTATCTTAATTAAAAGATGCTGAAAGAAATTCGGCATACATGTTAGCAACAATTCAATACAAATCAAAAAAACTTCAAATAGACTTATCCCAGCCAATAGATATTTCTATACCGCTTAGGGGATCAAAAAACAATGTAAATGCGTGGTATGTAGATGCGCCAGTTATAAAACCTGCAGAAGACGATGGTCAGGTTATTAGTGTTTTAGAGGGTGCATGTGTAAACTTCAATAATATAGCTTTTAACCCACATGCCCATGGTACACACACCGAATGCGTGGGACACATTACCGAAAAAGTACACTCTATAAATCAGAATTTAAAGCAATTTTTCTTTTTGGCCGAAGTAGTAACCGCAGCTCCCGAAATGCTTAATGGTGATTTTGTAATATCTAAAAAACAATTACAATCTGCTATTGGAAATAAAAAAAGAGACGCCATAGTTATAAGAACCATTCCTAATACCAGAGAAAAATTAACAGCACAGTATTCGCACACAAATCCAACATACTTATTAGAAGATGCCGCAATTTATTTACGTGAAAAAGGCGTAAAACATTTATTAATTGATTTGCCTAGTGTAGATAAAGAAAGAGATGAATGTGAACTTAAGGCGCATAATGCCTTTTGGAATACTAAGGGCAAGTTACGTATGGACGCAACAATAACAGAGTTTATTTATGTGCCAAACAAGGTTGAAGATGGGGTGTACTTTTTAAACCTTCAAATAGCACCCTTCGAAAATGATGCATCGCCCAGTAAGCCTATCTTGTATAAAGTAATTAGTTAAGGAAGTACTCTAATTAACACGATAAAAAATAGAACGATGAAAACATCACTAAAGGTTGAAGAATTATTTATGTTTATTTTCGGGATATATCTTTTCTCCGGATTAGAATATAGTTGGTGGTGGTTTATTGTACTCATTTT includes:
- a CDS encoding cyclase family protein; translated protein: MLATIQYKSKKLQIDLSQPIDISIPLRGSKNNVNAWYVDAPVIKPAEDDGQVISVLEGACVNFNNIAFNPHAHGTHTECVGHITEKVHSINQNLKQFFFLAEVVTAAPEMLNGDFVISKKQLQSAIGNKKRDAIVIRTIPNTREKLTAQYSHTNPTYLLEDAAIYLREKGVKHLLIDLPSVDKERDECELKAHNAFWNTKGKLRMDATITEFIYVPNKVEDGVYFLNLQIAPFENDASPSKPILYKVIS